A genomic segment from Halomonas sp. TA22 encodes:
- a CDS encoding RidA family protein, with translation MSITRYGTEGGIGTGGQKLPFARAVEAGGWLYVSGQTPMTDGEVVEGGIIEQTRLAFDNCLAIMHEAGYGVEDVVHVTAVLTDARYFSSFNKVFSELFSNNPPARICSVQDLVVDCKVEVDVKCFRADRA, from the coding sequence ATGAGCATTACCCGATATGGCACCGAGGGTGGCATTGGCACCGGGGGCCAGAAGCTGCCCTTCGCCCGCGCCGTCGAGGCTGGCGGATGGTTGTACGTTTCCGGCCAGACACCGATGACCGATGGCGAAGTGGTGGAGGGTGGCATTATCGAGCAGACCCGCCTGGCGTTCGACAACTGCCTGGCGATCATGCACGAGGCGGGCTATGGCGTGGAGGATGTGGTGCATGTCACCGCCGTGCTTACCGATGCCCGCTACTTTTCGTCCTTCAACAAGGTGTTCAGCGAGCTCTTTTCGAACAATCCGCCGGCGCGCATCTGCAGCGTTCAGGACCTGGTGGTGGACTGCAAGGTGGAGGTCGACGTGAAGTGCTTCAGGGCCGACCGGGCCTGA
- a CDS encoding amino acid deaminase produces MRDHDDAPIVWRYDKGTVESGGDLLSGVSLPAAVIREPALRHNLLWMQRFADAHGAHLAPHGKTTMAPALFRRQLEAGAWGITLATAPQCRAAFAHGVQRLLMANQLVGMANMAIVAELIAAGADYYCLVDSIENVRQLGAFFAARDLRLQVLIELGVEGGRCGCRDQLQLEALVEAIAGEPALALVGIEGYEGVIAGDDEVASVRAYGERLVETVRALRASGVLSCEAPIVTASGSKWFDLIAEAFDNAELREHYTPVLRPGCYVVHDHKLYAGAMADVKARHPQLQGELQSALEVYAHVQSLPEPGLAIVALGKRDIGHEPDLPLPLRLYPLFSRPEAATLPLDVSNWHARHIMDQHLFLEIPQQAALAVGDVIAFGTSHPCLTFDKWRQLLLMDDSLKVIEVMPTFF; encoded by the coding sequence ATGCGCGACCATGATGACGCCCCGATTGTCTGGCGCTACGACAAGGGGACGGTCGAGAGCGGAGGCGACCTGCTTTCGGGGGTGAGTCTACCGGCGGCGGTGATTCGCGAACCGGCGCTGCGCCACAACCTGCTCTGGATGCAGCGCTTCGCCGATGCGCATGGCGCGCACCTGGCGCCACACGGCAAGACCACCATGGCGCCGGCCCTGTTCAGGCGCCAGCTCGAGGCCGGCGCTTGGGGCATCACCTTGGCCACGGCGCCGCAGTGCCGGGCGGCCTTCGCCCACGGTGTCCAGCGGCTGCTGATGGCCAACCAACTCGTCGGCATGGCCAACATGGCGATTGTCGCCGAGCTGATCGCGGCGGGTGCAGACTACTACTGCCTGGTGGATAGCATCGAAAATGTTCGTCAACTGGGCGCATTCTTTGCCGCCCGTGATCTGCGTCTGCAGGTATTGATCGAGCTGGGTGTCGAGGGGGGGCGCTGCGGCTGCCGCGATCAGCTCCAGCTCGAGGCGCTGGTGGAAGCTATTGCCGGAGAGCCCGCCCTGGCGCTGGTGGGTATCGAAGGATACGAGGGCGTGATCGCCGGAGACGATGAGGTCGCCTCGGTGCGCGCTTACGGCGAACGACTGGTGGAGACCGTGCGCGCGCTGCGTGCCAGCGGCGTGCTCAGCTGTGAGGCGCCGATCGTCACCGCTTCCGGCTCCAAGTGGTTCGATCTGATTGCCGAGGCGTTCGATAATGCGGAGCTGCGCGAACACTATACGCCGGTACTCAGGCCGGGCTGCTACGTGGTCCACGACCACAAGCTCTACGCCGGGGCCATGGCCGACGTGAAGGCCCGCCATCCACAGTTGCAGGGGGAGCTGCAGTCGGCCCTGGAAGTGTACGCCCATGTGCAGTCGCTGCCCGAACCCGGCCTGGCGATCGTCGCACTGGGCAAGCGCGACATAGGTCACGAACCAGACCTGCCGTTGCCGCTACGCCTCTATCCGCTGTTCTCTCGTCCCGAGGCGGCAACCTTGCCGCTGGATGTCAGCAATTGGCATGCGAGGCATATCATGGACCAGCATCTCTTCCTCGAGATTCCCCAGCAAGCCGCACTTGCGGTCGGCGATGTCATCGCTTTCGGCACCTCGCACCCCTGCCTGACCTTCGATAAGTGGCGCCAGCTGTTGCTAATGGATGACTCTCTTAAAGTTATTGAAGTTATGCCCACCTTTTTCTGA
- a CDS encoding ABC transporter ATP-binding protein translates to MAVNVGSNSQHQLEEHARGGPAQPLLIANKLKKHFPVRSKAFTSRKMVRAVEGISFSIDKGETVGIVGESGCGKSTTARLIMGLVSADDGELIFDGDPVGCRGGLSWEKYRRQVQMVFQDSYSSLNPRLSVEDSVAFGPQSNGIKAHEAIEKSHILLRKVGLNVGLYSRRFPHELSGGQRQRVNIARALALKPRLLILDEAVSALDKSVEAQVLNLLVELKNTLQLTYLFISHDLNVIYYICDRVLVMYLGEIVEIGPVEDIYRNPRHPYTRALLASMPSIGAGQRRSEPPLFGDPPNPINPPSGCRFHTRCEFADRTCSERTPELQFVSLNEVNAHKSHLVACHMYNKYSENPQAEIKNIIAMG, encoded by the coding sequence ATGGCCGTCAATGTGGGAAGTAATAGCCAGCACCAATTGGAAGAGCATGCCCGTGGTGGTCCTGCGCAACCCTTATTAATAGCGAATAAGCTTAAGAAACATTTTCCTGTCAGATCTAAAGCGTTTACTAGCCGGAAGATGGTTCGAGCGGTGGAAGGCATCAGCTTCTCAATAGATAAAGGGGAAACGGTTGGGATTGTTGGAGAATCGGGCTGTGGGAAATCCACCACTGCCCGATTGATAATGGGCCTTGTTTCCGCTGACGACGGTGAGCTGATTTTCGATGGAGACCCGGTAGGATGCAGAGGCGGGTTAAGCTGGGAGAAATACCGACGCCAAGTCCAGATGGTTTTTCAGGATTCGTATTCGTCTTTGAATCCTAGACTGTCGGTGGAAGATAGCGTGGCGTTTGGCCCACAAAGTAATGGTATCAAAGCACACGAAGCGATAGAAAAATCACATATATTATTGAGGAAAGTGGGGCTTAATGTAGGGCTTTATAGTCGCCGTTTTCCTCATGAATTATCGGGAGGGCAGCGACAGCGGGTCAACATCGCGCGTGCTCTAGCGCTTAAGCCAAGGTTGTTGATTTTAGATGAAGCCGTATCTGCATTAGATAAATCTGTTGAGGCGCAGGTTCTTAATCTGCTGGTGGAATTGAAGAATACGCTTCAATTGACATACTTGTTTATCTCCCATGACCTCAATGTTATCTATTATATTTGTGACCGGGTCCTCGTTATGTATCTCGGTGAGATTGTCGAGATTGGTCCTGTCGAAGATATATATAGAAACCCGAGACACCCTTATACGCGTGCGCTTTTGGCGTCGATGCCAAGCATTGGTGCAGGCCAGCGGCGCAGTGAGCCACCATTGTTTGGCGATCCACCTAATCCAATAAATCCACCTTCAGGGTGCCGGTTTCATACTCGTTGTGAGTTTGCAGATCGTACCTGCTCGGAACGCACTCCTGAGCTGCAATTCGTTTCCCTGAATGAAGTGAATGCTCATAAATCTCATTTAGTGGCTTGCCATATGTACAATAAATATAGTGAGAATCCGCAAGCGGAAATAAAAAATATTATTGCTATGGGATAG
- a CDS encoding transposase: protein MEAYASSHYWARALQACGYHVKLIAAQFVKPYVKSNKNDRVDAEAICEAMSRLTMRFVTVKTALNKMFRPRTASAKSWFSSAQPRPTRSVA, encoded by the coding sequence ATGGAAGCCTATGCCTCCTCTCACTACTGGGCGCGTGCACTCCAGGCATGTGGCTATCATGTCAAGCTGATCGCGGCTCAGTTCGTGAAGCCCTACGTCAAGAGCAACAAGAACGACCGGGTCGATGCCGAGGCCATCTGTGAGGCCATGAGCCGGCTGACTATGCGCTTCGTGACGGTCAAGACGGCGCTCAACAAGATGTTCAGGCCGCGCACCGCATCCGCGAAGAGTTGGTTCAGCAGCGCACAGCCAAGGCCAACTAGATCCGTGGCCTGA
- a CDS encoding ureidoglycolate lyase — protein sequence MLELKAQPLTPKAFAAFGDVIDTRCADYFEINAGRTRRYHDLARVETLGEGARPLISIFVSQPVALPLELDFLERHPLGSQAFMPLHQERFVIVVAPPGETIDSHAVRAFVTDGHQGVNYRAGTWHAIQSVLDREGEFLVVDRGGEGNNCEECPLLLRVLLD from the coding sequence ATGCTTGAACTCAAGGCCCAGCCACTGACCCCGAAGGCCTTCGCGGCGTTCGGTGACGTCATCGATACGCGATGCGCCGATTACTTCGAGATCAATGCCGGGCGTACCCGGCGTTATCACGATCTGGCCAGGGTCGAGACGCTCGGTGAAGGGGCACGTCCGCTGATCAGCATCTTCGTCAGCCAGCCGGTAGCGTTGCCCCTGGAACTCGACTTCCTTGAGCGTCATCCGCTGGGCAGCCAAGCCTTCATGCCGCTGCACCAGGAGCGCTTCGTGATTGTCGTCGCACCGCCGGGCGAGACGATCGATTCACACGCGGTGAGGGCGTTCGTCACCGATGGGCATCAGGGCGTCAACTACCGTGCCGGTACCTGGCACGCCATCCAGTCGGTGCTCGACCGCGAGGGCGAATTCCTGGTCGTCGATCGTGGTGGAGAGGGCAACAATTGCGAGGAGTGCCCTCTCCTGTTGCGGGTCTTGCTGGACTGA
- a CDS encoding sodium:solute symporter family protein — MNSQIFLGAFVAYVLVMIGFGWWISRHKRGTGDDFLLGGRSVPLFLTIGTTVATMVGTGSSMGAVGFGYANGWAGALYGIGGATGVLLLAWCFAPVRKLRFMTMSEELAYYVGANRLVRNVVALLIYVACIGWLGAHILGGGLYLSWMAGIDLGLAKVLVALGFGVYCVIGGYTAVIWTDTVQAVVLFAGFMLMAILALVEVGGFGGLTASMDVAATSFLGIDKIGALPALSLAAVIAIGVLATPSFRQRIYSGESVASVRRSFVITGVLYLGFSIIPAIIGMATHALNPGLENSNFAFPFLATEILPLGLGLLLLVAGLSATMSSASSDAIAGVSTLMRDICLLFTGRTPAARNVVRFSRLALVATIGLALIFALTSDNVITYITRMISTILSGLFVCGMLGRFWPRYNWQGAVATLVTASVTSLTVIANAEWSTFWGNPSIPAVLAALLAGVTITLLTPASRVTPEQALALLDQERERMEQAPDVALTQAASTTP, encoded by the coding sequence ATGAACAGTCAAATTTTCCTCGGCGCCTTCGTGGCGTACGTTCTCGTCATGATCGGGTTCGGCTGGTGGATATCGCGTCATAAACGCGGCACCGGCGACGACTTCCTGTTGGGCGGGCGCAGCGTTCCGCTGTTCCTGACCATTGGAACTACGGTGGCGACGATGGTCGGTACCGGTTCGAGCATGGGTGCAGTGGGCTTCGGTTACGCCAATGGCTGGGCAGGCGCTCTGTATGGTATCGGCGGGGCAACGGGCGTGCTGCTGCTGGCCTGGTGCTTCGCCCCGGTACGCAAGCTGCGCTTCATGACCATGAGCGAGGAGCTGGCTTACTATGTCGGCGCCAATCGCCTGGTCCGCAATGTGGTGGCGCTGCTGATCTATGTCGCCTGCATCGGCTGGCTGGGGGCGCACATCCTCGGCGGCGGTCTTTATCTTTCGTGGATGGCGGGTATCGACCTGGGCTTAGCCAAGGTACTGGTGGCGCTGGGCTTCGGTGTCTACTGCGTAATCGGCGGCTATACCGCGGTGATCTGGACCGATACCGTCCAGGCCGTGGTGCTGTTTGCGGGCTTCATGCTCATGGCGATCCTTGCCCTGGTCGAAGTCGGCGGCTTCGGCGGGCTGACCGCCAGCATGGACGTCGCCGCCACCAGCTTCCTCGGGATCGACAAGATCGGCGCGCTGCCCGCGCTGTCGCTCGCGGCGGTGATCGCCATCGGCGTACTCGCCACGCCGTCGTTTCGCCAGCGCATCTACTCCGGCGAGTCGGTGGCATCGGTGCGGCGCTCCTTCGTCATCACCGGCGTGCTCTACCTGGGCTTCTCGATCATTCCGGCAATCATCGGCATGGCCACGCATGCGCTCAATCCGGGCCTTGAAAATAGCAACTTCGCCTTCCCTTTCCTGGCCACCGAGATACTGCCGCTGGGACTGGGTCTGCTGCTGCTGGTCGCGGGCCTGTCGGCGACCATGTCGAGTGCCAGCTCCGATGCCATCGCCGGCGTCTCGACGCTGATGCGCGACATCTGCCTCCTCTTTACCGGGCGTACGCCGGCAGCGCGCAACGTGGTGCGCTTCTCGCGCCTGGCGCTGGTGGCAACCATCGGTCTTGCGCTGATCTTCGCCCTCACCTCGGACAACGTCATCACCTATATCACCCGGATGATCTCGACCATTCTCTCGGGGCTATTCGTATGCGGCATGCTGGGACGCTTCTGGCCACGCTACAACTGGCAGGGCGCCGTGGCGACTCTGGTTACCGCCTCGGTGACCTCGCTGACCGTCATCGCCAATGCCGAGTGGAGCACCTTCTGGGGCAATCCCAGCATTCCTGCGGTGCTCGCGGCCCTCCTTGCCGGCGTGACGATCACCCTGCTGACCCCCGCCTCACGCGTCACCCCGGAGCAGGCCTTGGCGCTGCTCGATCAGGAGCGCGAGCGGATGGAGCAGGCCCCCGATGTGGCACTGACCCAGGCTGCCTCGACTACCCCTTGA
- a CDS encoding amidohydrolase family protein, with amino-acid sequence MPYDVLIRGVHVLDGTGANAFTADVAIRGERIAAIGQLTLATADITIDGRDRYLSPGFIDVHTHDDTNVIRTPEMLPKLSQGVTTVVVGNCGISASPVTLSGDVPDPMNLLGRAEDFRYPSFAAYAEAVDAATPSVNVAALVGHTSLRSQVMDDFARAASEEEIAAMWLMLCQALDEGALGLSSGLAYRNAFHAPRAEMTSLVAAVGRAGGLYTTHLRDEFAGLPGAMDEAFTTAREGQVPLVISHLKCAGAGNWGGAPRALAKLETAARQQCVHCDCYPYTAGSSTLDLGQVNDEIEITITWSEPHPEQARRPLKAIAADWGMPLHDAARRLQPAGAVYHNMSEEDMRQILAHPLSMVGSDGLPNDPHPHPRLWGAFPRVLAHYSRDLGLMSLAEAVRKMTGLSAANFGLIDRGVIREGAYADLTLFDLDTLEDIADYDTPISPARGIELVMVNGVIGYRQGQPTGNRGGRMLRRRQRI; translated from the coding sequence ATGCCCTATGACGTACTGATTCGTGGCGTTCACGTACTCGATGGCACTGGCGCGAATGCCTTTACTGCAGATGTCGCGATTCGTGGCGAGCGCATCGCCGCTATCGGCCAGCTGACCCTGGCCACGGCTGACATCACAATCGATGGACGGGATAGATATCTGAGCCCCGGCTTCATCGACGTGCATACCCACGACGACACCAATGTGATCCGTACCCCCGAGATGCTACCCAAGCTCTCTCAAGGCGTAACCACTGTAGTGGTGGGCAACTGTGGCATCAGTGCAAGCCCGGTCACGCTAAGCGGCGATGTGCCCGACCCGATGAACCTGCTGGGTCGCGCCGAGGACTTCCGCTATCCAAGCTTCGCCGCCTATGCCGAGGCCGTGGATGCCGCCACGCCCAGCGTCAACGTGGCAGCCTTGGTAGGACATACCAGCCTGCGCAGCCAGGTGATGGACGACTTTGCGCGTGCCGCAAGCGAAGAGGAGATCGCCGCCATGTGGCTCATGCTCTGTCAGGCACTCGACGAGGGGGCGCTGGGGCTGAGCTCGGGGCTCGCTTACCGCAACGCCTTCCATGCCCCCAGGGCGGAAATGACATCCCTGGTAGCCGCCGTGGGCCGAGCCGGCGGGCTTTATACCACCCATCTGCGGGATGAGTTCGCCGGCCTGCCCGGCGCCATGGACGAAGCCTTCACCACTGCCCGAGAAGGCCAGGTGCCGCTGGTCATCTCGCATCTCAAGTGCGCCGGTGCCGGCAATTGGGGTGGCGCACCGCGGGCGCTGGCCAAGCTGGAAACGGCAGCACGCCAGCAGTGCGTGCATTGCGACTGCTACCCCTACACGGCAGGCTCCTCGACACTCGACCTGGGTCAGGTCAATGACGAGATCGAGATCACCATCACCTGGTCGGAGCCTCATCCAGAGCAGGCCCGACGCCCGCTCAAGGCCATCGCCGCCGACTGGGGAATGCCGCTGCATGACGCTGCAAGGCGCCTGCAGCCGGCCGGGGCGGTCTATCACAACATGAGCGAGGAGGACATGCGCCAGATACTCGCTCACCCCCTATCGATGGTGGGTTCCGACGGCCTGCCCAACGACCCGCATCCCCACCCCCGCCTTTGGGGCGCCTTCCCTAGGGTCCTGGCCCACTACAGTCGCGATCTGGGCCTGATGTCGCTCGCCGAGGCGGTCCGCAAGATGACGGGATTGTCGGCTGCCAACTTCGGACTGATCGACCGTGGCGTGATCCGTGAGGGCGCTTATGCCGACCTCACCCTGTTCGATCTCGACACGCTGGAGGATATCGCCGATTACGACACTCCTATCTCACCGGCTCGCGGCATCGAGCTGGTCATGGTCAATGGGGTGATCGGCTATCGGCAGGGACAGCCAACCGGAAATAGAGGCGGGCGCATGCTGCGCCGCCGACAACGCATCTGA
- a CDS encoding MurR/RpiR family transcriptional regulator → MSQDTDILSHITAHFAGLRDAEKKVAALIHDDIDFITEASISEIATRAGVSDASVTRFARAVGCQNVRDLKTRLTRALAAGRRFIQDASEADGSSAVYDIATQTLAVNRDLMAQADLAGAVEHLDNARQILVFGAGGGSSMLAQEMQFRLVRLGYAISAYPQSLLPRMVASTLDPSDVVAVLSVTGFTPEMIESAQIARHYGARVVAITASGSPLAEIADVVLPIASRETDFIYHPSASRYAMLAAIDVLALELAMRHRDRSRDKLRRLKITLDAHRSGDNRQPLGD, encoded by the coding sequence GTGAGCCAAGACACCGATATTCTTTCCCATATTACGGCCCATTTCGCTGGACTGCGCGATGCCGAGAAGAAGGTCGCCGCACTGATTCATGACGATATCGACTTCATCACCGAGGCCAGCATCAGCGAGATCGCCACCCGCGCCGGTGTCAGCGACGCCAGCGTGACACGCTTCGCTCGCGCCGTGGGATGCCAGAACGTGCGCGACCTCAAGACCCGCCTGACCCGGGCCCTGGCAGCCGGACGTCGCTTCATCCAGGATGCCAGCGAAGCCGATGGCTCCAGTGCCGTATACGACATTGCCACCCAGACGCTTGCCGTCAATCGCGACCTGATGGCCCAGGCCGATCTTGCCGGTGCGGTCGAGCATCTCGACAACGCACGTCAGATCCTGGTCTTCGGTGCCGGCGGCGGCTCCAGCATGCTGGCTCAGGAGATGCAGTTCAGGCTGGTGCGGCTTGGCTACGCGATCAGCGCCTACCCACAGTCGCTGCTGCCTCGCATGGTCGCCTCGACACTTGACCCAAGCGATGTGGTCGCGGTGCTCTCCGTTACCGGCTTCACTCCCGAGATGATCGAGTCCGCCCAGATTGCCCGCCACTATGGGGCCCGAGTCGTGGCGATCACCGCCAGTGGCTCGCCGCTTGCCGAGATCGCCGATGTGGTGCTGCCGATCGCCTCACGCGAGACTGATTTCATCTATCACCCGTCTGCCTCGCGCTACGCCATGCTGGCCGCCATCGACGTGCTGGCACTTGAGCTTGCCATGCGCCATCGCGACCGCAGCCGTGACAAGTTGCGACGCCTTAAGATCACCCTGGATGCCCATCGCAGCGGCGACAATCGTCAGCCGCTGGGAGACTGA
- a CDS encoding ABC transporter ATP-binding protein: MKSAAWEDIDEKGIDQVRVTNLMVGFVQENRVIRAVNDISFEIKKGEVLCLLGESGSGKSVTLRALLGLLPKQANVTGNVVISGHDVLALRGQHLRDYRGAVTSMIFQEPMNALDAVFPVGFQIAETVRRHMKVSRRAAKQRALELMRLVQIPSPERRYYAYPHELSGGLRQRVMIAVALAPEPSFLLADEPTTALDATVQIQILLLLRKLVDELGMSMVFVTHDLGVAGEISDRIAVMYAGRFVEIGQTHEVVKEPMHPYTVGLLNATITPAHRGHLLTPIPGEPPDLAALPRGCSFSQRCAHVSDKCSEKVPDFERREEGRYIRCIKEMSLE; the protein is encoded by the coding sequence ATGAAAAGTGCAGCGTGGGAAGATATCGACGAAAAAGGTATCGATCAAGTTCGTGTTACGAACTTGATGGTGGGGTTCGTGCAAGAAAACCGGGTAATTCGTGCCGTCAATGATATCAGTTTCGAGATAAAAAAAGGCGAGGTTCTGTGCCTATTGGGGGAATCGGGTTCAGGAAAAAGTGTCACTTTGCGCGCCTTGCTTGGCCTACTACCCAAGCAGGCAAATGTCACTGGAAATGTGGTGATTTCGGGGCACGATGTGCTTGCTTTACGGGGTCAGCATTTAAGGGACTACCGTGGCGCAGTGACCTCAATGATATTTCAGGAACCCATGAATGCGCTAGATGCGGTCTTTCCTGTTGGGTTTCAGATAGCGGAGACCGTGAGAAGGCATATGAAGGTATCTCGTCGGGCAGCGAAACAGCGTGCCTTGGAATTGATGAGGTTAGTACAGATCCCGTCTCCTGAACGAAGATACTACGCATACCCGCATGAATTGTCTGGCGGCCTCAGGCAGCGTGTAATGATTGCCGTTGCGCTTGCTCCCGAGCCTTCGTTCTTGTTAGCGGATGAGCCCACTACTGCTTTGGATGCCACCGTCCAGATCCAAATTTTGCTCTTGCTTAGAAAACTGGTAGATGAGTTGGGCATGAGCATGGTTTTCGTAACTCACGACCTTGGGGTGGCTGGTGAAATTTCAGATAGGATTGCGGTGATGTATGCCGGACGCTTCGTGGAGATTGGCCAAACTCATGAAGTGGTAAAGGAACCTATGCATCCCTACACCGTAGGGTTACTAAATGCGACTATAACGCCCGCGCATCGTGGACATTTACTCACTCCGATCCCTGGTGAACCGCCGGATCTTGCCGCTCTGCCCCGCGGTTGTAGCTTCTCTCAGCGTTGTGCACATGTGTCGGATAAATGTAGCGAAAAGGTACCCGATTTTGAGCGACGGGAAGAGGGTAGATACATACGTTGCATAAAAGAAATGTCGCTTGAATGA
- a CDS encoding bifunctional allantoicase/(S)-ureidoglycine aminohydrolase, which translates to MTKRSYYAPHGGHPAQTQLLSDRAVFTEAYAIIPKGVMRDIVTSNLPFWEKTRLWVLSRPLSGFAETFSQYIMEVAPDGGSDRPEPDPAAEGVLFVVEGQLTLTLSGERHLMQPGGYAFIPPGSDWQVCNDTDAAVRFHWVRKAYECVEGIEVPKAFVTNENDITPREMPGTEGRWATTRFVDPDDVRHDMHVNIVTFQPGGVIPFDETHVMEHGLYVLEGKAVYHLNQQWVEVEAGDFMWLRAFCPQACYAGGPGPFRYLLYKDVNRHMKLTPFGAR; encoded by the coding sequence ATGACCAAGCGAAGCTACTACGCGCCCCATGGCGGCCATCCGGCTCAGACCCAACTGCTCTCCGACCGTGCGGTGTTCACCGAGGCCTACGCGATCATTCCCAAGGGGGTGATGCGCGATATCGTCACTAGCAATCTGCCTTTCTGGGAGAAGACCCGGCTATGGGTGCTGTCGCGGCCACTGTCGGGATTCGCCGAAACCTTCTCCCAGTACATCATGGAAGTTGCCCCTGACGGCGGCAGCGACAGGCCCGAGCCCGATCCCGCAGCGGAAGGGGTGCTGTTCGTGGTGGAGGGGCAGCTGACGTTGACGCTCTCGGGTGAACGGCACCTGATGCAGCCGGGCGGTTATGCTTTTATTCCACCGGGAAGCGACTGGCAGGTGTGTAACGACACCGATGCCGCGGTGCGCTTCCACTGGGTGCGCAAGGCCTACGAGTGCGTCGAGGGCATTGAGGTACCCAAGGCCTTCGTCACCAACGAGAACGACATCACACCTCGGGAGATGCCGGGCACCGAAGGGCGCTGGGCGACCACGCGCTTCGTCGATCCCGATGACGTGCGCCACGACATGCACGTCAACATCGTCACCTTCCAGCCGGGAGGCGTGATCCCCTTCGACGAGACCCACGTGATGGAGCATGGCCTCTACGTGCTCGAGGGCAAGGCGGTCTACCATCTCAACCAGCAGTGGGTGGAAGTGGAGGCCGGCGACTTCATGTGGCTGCGCGCCTTCTGCCCACAGGCTTGCTATGCCGGCGGTCCGGGGCCGTTTCGCTACCTGCTCTACAAGGATGTGAACCGGCACATGAAGCTCACGCCCTTTGGCGCCCGTTAA
- a CDS encoding CapA family protein, with amino-acid sequence MSRNIKEVKLAMVGQSLVEHKIEPHDADGWVELEAILKEADFSFTNLEVTVKGDRESWPMKPLDWCTRPDASSLDCLKKLGFNVLSLANNHAWDLGPTGVLDTIELVGKEGFKHAGTGVCLEDAEAPVFVDTPGGRVALIAMASGNLPEQAFATAKEKLGSLARPGVNPILVRDIHAVPRQEFERLAATLAPLGYAPDADGYIQVGEQWFAEGERHEIKRVIDAEDRARHLRLIAEAAEQADIVLVYLHQHHWEQEWQQVGEWLQDFAHDCIDAGAHGFLGHGVPMLQAVEIYKEKPIFYSLGNFIFHPTAGPSYWPDHRCWQSVIVEASFADGSWQELKLHPITLGKEDIIVNQDMSDPSRLYPLPAEGRYGQSILEHLRDLSAPFDCRINVNGDVGEVLLREVG; translated from the coding sequence GTGAGTAGAAACATTAAGGAAGTAAAGCTTGCCATGGTGGGTCAGTCATTGGTCGAACACAAAATCGAGCCTCATGATGCCGATGGTTGGGTTGAGTTAGAAGCAATACTTAAAGAGGCTGACTTTTCCTTCACTAATTTGGAGGTTACTGTCAAGGGAGATAGGGAGAGCTGGCCTATGAAACCACTCGATTGGTGTACACGTCCTGATGCTTCATCTTTGGACTGCCTAAAGAAATTGGGGTTTAATGTACTCTCTCTTGCAAATAACCACGCTTGGGATCTTGGCCCCACAGGGGTATTGGATACGATTGAGTTAGTAGGAAAGGAAGGCTTCAAGCATGCTGGAACAGGTGTTTGTCTAGAGGATGCCGAAGCCCCGGTATTTGTCGATACACCAGGTGGTAGAGTCGCTCTTATTGCGATGGCATCAGGCAATCTTCCTGAGCAAGCTTTTGCAACGGCAAAAGAAAAACTTGGCTCGCTCGCTCGTCCCGGTGTGAACCCCATTTTGGTGCGGGATATCCATGCTGTGCCCAGGCAGGAGTTTGAACGGTTAGCGGCAACGCTTGCGCCACTTGGGTACGCCCCGGACGCCGATGGGTATATCCAGGTCGGAGAGCAATGGTTCGCCGAAGGGGAGCGACATGAAATTAAACGAGTTATTGACGCGGAGGATCGAGCTCGCCATCTCCGTCTGATAGCCGAGGCAGCGGAACAAGCCGATATCGTTCTGGTATACTTGCACCAGCACCATTGGGAACAGGAGTGGCAGCAGGTGGGGGAGTGGTTACAGGATTTTGCCCACGACTGTATAGATGCCGGTGCCCATGGCTTCCTCGGTCACGGTGTCCCCATGTTACAGGCTGTGGAGATCTATAAGGAAAAACCGATTTTTTATAGTCTTGGCAATTTTATCTTCCATCCGACTGCGGGACCATCTTACTGGCCTGATCACAGATGCTGGCAAAGTGTCATAGTTGAGGCGAGTTTTGCTGATGGCAGCTGGCAAGAGTTGAAGCTGCATCCCATTACACTCGGCAAGGAGGATATCATCGTGAATCAAGATATGTCCGATCCCTCCCGACTTTATCCTCTTCCGGCAGAGGGCCGTTACGGACAAAGTATTCTCGAACACTTGCGTGATTTATCTGCTCCTTTTGATTGTCGTATAAATGTCAACGGCGATGTGGGGGAAGTTTTGCTGCGAGAGGTAGGATAA